The Vicinamibacterales bacterium DNA window GGCTCTGCTATCGTGGGCGGGTTTCCGGGAGGTGCCGCCGATGGCCGCCGTTTCGAGCTCCCTGTTCGCGCGCCCGTGGACTGTCGCGAGTGCCGTGGCGCTCGTCCTCGCCGGCGTGGCCACGAGCGCCGCGGCCCAGGCGGGTCCCGCGCTGAGCGACCGCGCGATCGAGAGCGGCGGCACGACGATCCGGATGCGCTGCGGCGGCGGCGCGGCCGATGCGCCCCTGGTGGTGTTCGAAGCCGGCGCCTTCAACACGGTCGAGACGTGGCGCGACGTCCACGGGCCGATCGCGGCCCTGACCCGCGCGTGCGCCGTGGACCGTCCCGGCCGCGGCGGCAGCGGCCCGCCGCCGCCGGGCCTCGATGGACCGCGCTACATCGTGCTGCTCGCGCGGGCGCTCCACGACGCCGGCGAGGCGCCGCCCTACGTGGTCGTCGGCCACTCGCTCGGTGGCCTCATCGCGCAGTTGTACGCGGTCCAGCGGCCGGACGAGGTCGCCGGCGTCGTGCTCGTGGACTCGTCGCATCCCGATCAGGCACGGCGGATGGCCGACCTGCCACGGCCGCCGGCGCCCCCACCGACCTCGGCGCCCGCGCCGCCGCCCGAAGCCGTCGGCCTCGACGCATGGGCCGCGGCCCTCGGGTACGCGCCACCGCCGATCGCAGTGCCGCTGGCCGTCGTGACGCGCAGCCGCTGGACCAATGGCATCGACTCGGAGGACGACGGGCGACGGCTGAGCCGCTGGGGCGATCTGCAGCGCGACCTGGCCGCGCACGGCCGGCGCGCGCGGCACGACGTGGCCACCGACAGCGGACACTACGTCCAGAACGATCAGCCCCGCCTGGTGATCGACGCCGTCCGCTGGGTGCTCGCCGCGCAGTAGCCGCGGGCGCCGGACGCCGGGCGCGCGTCAGTTCGTGGCGGACGGCCCCGACGCCTCGGGGCGGGCCAGCCCGGCGACGCGCGCGGCCTGCTGCCACACGCGGTCGTCCACGTGGTCGAGGAACAGCTGCAGGTGGTGGTACGGGATCTCGATGCCGGCGGCGTCGAGGGCCAGCTTGCCGGCCTCCATGACGTGGAAGTAGATGGGGCGCTCGCGCGACGCGTCCTTGGCCCACACCCGCACCTCGAGGTTCACGCTGGACGCGCCGAGCTCGGTGACGACGAGGTCCGGGGCCGGCGCCTGGAGGACGCCCGGCAGGTCGCGGACGGCCGCCAGCAGCGCCTCGCGGGCCCGCGGGATGTTCTCCTTGTAGGCAATGCCGATCGGCACGTCGATGCGGGTCTCGCCGTGCTTAGAGTGGTTCACGAGCACCGTGTCGATGATCGTCCGGTTGGGGATGACGACGTAGGTGTTGCGCGGGGTGCGGATGCGGGTGGAGCGCATCGTCACGTCGCTCACCGATCCGTAGTTCTCGGCCACCGTCACCCAGTCGCCGACGGCGAACGGCTTGTCGATGAAGATCAGGAACCCCGCGATCACGTTGGCGAGCGTGTCCTGGGCGGCGAAGCCGACGGCGATGCCCACCACGCCGATGCCGGCCAGGGCCGCGCCCACGTTGACGCCGATCTGGTCGGCGGCCATCACGAGCCCGAAGGCGAGCACCACCGCGCGGTAGACGCGCTCCACGAGCATCGCCACCAGCGTCGGATGGAGGCCGGCGCGCGTGAGCAGGCGGCGGAGGGACGGCCGGGTCACCGAGAAGAGCAGCCAGAACACCGCCAGGACGATGAGCGCCGCCAGGACGTTGGGCAGGTGCTGCAGCGCCCGTTCCGTCATCGCGGCCGGGTCGAACCTTCGGAGCAGTGTCTCCACGGTGCCTCCCTCCGCCCGCCGGGACGGGCCGGGGGCACCGGCCCGCGGCGGGCCGATCCCGGCTCGGTCACCGCCTGCGCGGTTCGCCGATCCAGCCCTTGCGGTACATCAGCACCAGTGCGCCGACGGCCGTGGAGATCATGAGGAACAGCGCCACGAAGTAGCCGTACGGGAGGTGCAGCTCTGGAATGTAGTCGAAGTTCATCCCGTAGACACCGGCGATGAAGCTCAGCGGCACGAACACCGTCGTCACGATCGTGAGGATCTTGACGATCTGGTTCAGCCGGTGCGACGCCATCGTGATGTAGCCGTCCATCAGGTCGGACGCCAGCTCGTAGTAGAGGGCCGCCAGGCTCGACGACCGCTCGAGGTGCTCGTAGACGTCCTGCAGTTCGTGGCGCAGGCCGTCACGTATGGCGGGGACGCTCGCCGTGCGGAGACCGTCGAAGAGCCGGACGTGATACGTCAGCAGGCGCCGCAGCTTCTTGAGCTGCGCCTTGTGGCCGACGAGCTCGGCCAGGAGCGTGTCCGTGGGGCGCGCGATCATCTCCTCCTCGAGCTCGTCGAGGCGGCTCTCGAGCGCGAGCAGGATCGGCAGATACCGGTCGACGATGAACCGCGAGAGCCGGACGGCGAGCGCATCGGCGCCCGCCGCGATCAGCCCGGGCGACGCCAGGGCCTCTGCCCACACGCGGTCGGTGCTCGACGAATCACCGCTGTGCCGGGTGACGAGGAATCGGTGCCCGACGAACATGGCGATCTGGATCGTGCCGAAGTCCAGGTCGCGGGACTCTCCGTCCAGCCCCTTCATCAGGATGAAGACGTGGTCCTTGAACGCCTCGTACTTCGGCGGGTGACGCTCCCGCTGCGCGTCCTGGATGGCCAGCGGATGGAGGCCGAAGGTCTCGGTCATCAGCCGTCGTTCGGTGGCGGCGGGGACGTCCTGCAGGTCCAGCCACAGGATGGCGTCGGCGCTGGCCTTCCACCGCTCGATCGCGGTCTCGTCCCCGACGGTGGACTCGCCGGTCGCCGGCTGGAAGAGCATGGTGCGCATCGTCATGGCGTCTCTGGGCGGCGCCGCCGGTGGGCCGGCCGCCGTCACCGCGTCCGAGGATAGCGCACGCCGTCCTGGCGTGGGCCGAGCGCCTGCACTAGGCTGTCCCTCGGCCGCGCGGTGTACGGCCCGCTCCAGGAGGATCGCGCATGGACGCGTTCGACCGTCGGCACTTCATCGGCAGCCTCGCCCTCGGCGGCGTCGCGACCGCGCTCGGCGCCGAGGCGTCCGCGGCGGGCGGTCAGGAGGGCCGCGAGGCGGCGGCGCGGAGCGGCGTGACGCGCACGCTCGCCCGCTACGTGCTGGGCCTGCGCTACGAGGACCTGCCCGAGGCAGTGCGCCACGAAGCCTGCCGGACGCTCCTGAACTGGACAGGATGCGCGATCGGCGGATCGCGGCACGAGACGGTGGACGTCGCCGTCGCGGCGCTCCTGCCGTTCGCCGGCCCGGCCCAGGCCTCGCTCCTCGGCCGCGTCGAGCGCACCGACATCCTGCACGCGGCTGTCGTGAACGGGATCGCCTCGCACGTGTTCGACTTCGACGACACGCACCTCAGGACGGTCATCCACCCCGCCGGGCCGGTGGCCTCGGCCCTCCTCGCGCTGGCCGAGTACCGCCCCGTCTCCGGGAAGGACTTCCTGACGGCGCTGGTGGCGGGCGTGGAGGCGGAGTGCCGTATCGGCAACGCCGTCTATCCCGACCACTACGACCGCGGGTGGCACATCACGGGCACCGTGGGGCCGTTCGGCGCCGCCGTCGCGGCGGGCCGGGTGCTGGCGCTCACCGAGCAGCAGATGGTGTGGGCACTCGGCCTCGCCGCCGCGCAGCCGGTCGGGCTCCGCGAGATGTTCGGGTCCATGACGAAGAGCTTCCACCCCGGCCGGGCCGCCCAGAACGGCCTGACGGCGGCGCTCCTGGCCGCGAAGGGCTTCACGAGCACGGACGTCGGCCTCGAGGGCAGGAGCGGCTGGGCACACGTGCTGAGCACGAAGCAGGACTACGGCGAGATCGTGGACGGCCTCGGCGCCAGCTACCAGATCTCCCTGAACACGTACAAGCCGTTCGCGTGCGGCATCGTCATCCATCCCGCCATCGACGCCTGCCTCCAACTGCGCCGCGCCCACGGTCTGGTGCCCGCCGACATCGCCGCGATCGAGCTGACGGTGCACCCGCTGGTCCTGGAGCTGACCGGCAAGAAGACGCCGGCCACGGGCCTGGAGGCGAAGTTCAGCGTCTACTTCGCGGCCGCCGTCGCCATGGCCCGGGGGGCGGCCGGCATGCGCGACTTCAGCGACGAGAACGCCCGCGACCCCGTGATCGTCGCTCTCCGCGACCGGGTGACGGCCACGGTCGATCCCGCCGTTCACGAGGATCAGGTCCGGGCCGTCGTGACGCTGGTGGACGGCCGCCGCCACGAGATCTTCGTGGAGCACGCCGTCGGCAGCCTGGAACGGCCGATGTCGGACGCGGACCTCGAGGCCAAGGTGCGGGGCCTGGCCGACGGCGTCCTGCCGGAGGCGGCCACGGCCGGGGTGATCGACCGGTGCTGGCGCCTCGACCGGCTGGCATCGGCGGCCGAGATCGCGACGGCCGCGCGCGCCGTCTGACTCGCCCGCCGCGATGCCCGACGCGGCCGCGGGGATCGGGGCGGTTGGGCCATAATCTGCCCGTGACTCTCGCGCAGATGAGCGGCGCCAGCTGGCGCATCGTGTTCCTGGCCAGCCTCGGCGGCACTCTCGAGTTCTTCGACTTCGTGGTGTTCGGCGTCTTCGCGCGCGACATCGCGGAAGCCATCTTTCCGGCGGCGACGCCGCTCGTGTCGCTGATGGCGTCGTTCGGCGCCTTCGCGGCGGGCTATCTCGCGCGGCCGATCGGCGGCATCGTGCTCAGCCATTACGGCGACCGTTTCGGCCGGCGCACAGTGTTCCTGCTGTCGCTCTTCGTGATGTCGGCGGCCACCTTCGCGATGGGCCTCGTGCCCACCTACGCGGCCTGGGGCATCGCCGCCAGCGCGCTGATGGTCTCGCTCCGGCTCCTCCAGGGCTTCTGCCTCGGCGGCGAACTGCCCGGCGCCCTGACCTACGTGGTCGAGACCGCGCCGTCCTACGCCCCCTTCGTCTGCGGCGTGGTCTTCTCCTGCGTCACGCTCGGCGTCGCCGCCGCCACCGGCGTCAGCGTCGGCGTGCGCACCTGGCTGCCGCCCGACCGGGTCGCCGAACTCGGCTGGCGTATCGCCTTCATGATCGGCGGGGCAGGCGGGCTGCTGAGCTTCGTCCTGCGGCGCGCCATGGAGGAGTCACCGGAGTTCGCGCGGATGAAGGCGCTGGCGGCCCGCCATCCGTTCAAGGAGGTCCTCCAGGCCCACCGCTCACCCGTCGTCGTCGGCATCCTGGTGATCGCGGCCACCGGCGCCTTCAACGGCCTCTTCTTCGCGCACATGCCGGCGTATCTGTCGAGCGTGCTCGGCTACGGCGCGCGCGAGGCCGTGGCGGCGCAGACGCTGGGCGTCCTCGTCCACGCCGCCGCGATCCTGGCGGTCGGGTGGATGGCCGACACGATCGCCCCGCGCCTGCTCGCGCGGGCGGGCTCGCTGGCGCTGGTGGTGCTGGCCTACCCGTTCTATGCGGCGCTGGTCGGCAAGAGCCTCGGCCCCGCGCCGCTCCTCGTGGCGGCCGGGCTCGTGGCCGCCCTCGTGAACGGCACCTTCGCCGCGTTGCTCACCGATCTCTTCCCGACGCGCGTGCGGTTCAGCGGGGTGGCGCTGTCCTTCAACGTGGCCTTCACCCTGTTCAGCGGCCTGACGCCGCTCGTGGCCACCTCCCTCATCGAGCGGCTGGGCACGCCCACCGCGCCCGCCCTGGTGATGATCGTGACCGGCCTCGTCACGCTGGCCGCCACCGTCCCGCACCCGCGGCACGGCGGGCACGTGCTGGGCGCGCGGTCCTAGGCGCCGGTGCCCGGACCCGGATCCGTGGCCGCGCCATGACGCCGACGATCGCGGCGCTGCGCCGCTATGCCCTCGCCCGGAGCCTGGGCGCGCCGGCGTCGCTCGGGGCCGCCATCGAGCGCCTCGGCTTCGTCCAGGCCGATCCCATCCGCGCCCCCGCCCGCGCGCAGGATCTCATCCTGCGCCACCGTGTCCGCGGCTACCGCGCCGGCGATCTGGAGACCGCCTACCCGGCGCTCGCGGTGGAGGAAGACTTCTTCGTCAACTACGGCTTTCTCCCGCGGGACGTCCAGGCCCTGATGCATCCGCGGCGCCTCGGCGCGTGGCCACGGCCGGGGCGGGCCGTGGGCCTGCGCGTGCTCGCGTTCGTGCGGGAACGAGGTGAGGCCCATCCGCGCGACGTGGACGCGCACTTCGCCCACGGCGCCGTCACCAACTACTGGGGCGGCTCGTCGACCGCCACGACGCACGTCCTCGACCACCTGCACTACCGCGGCCATCTCCGGATCCTGCGGCGCGATCGCGGCATCCGCGTGTACGCGCCCCGCGCCGCGGCGCCCGCCGTCGAGCACGCCGCCGGACGGCGCGCCCGCGTCGACGCGCTCCTCGACGTCCTCGTCGCGCTCTACGCGCCGGTGCCGTCGCCCACGCTCGCCTGGCTCGTGAACCGCCTGCACGTGGCCGCGCCGCAGTGGAGGCGCGAGATCGGCGACGCCCGGACGCGGGCCGCCCGCCGGCTGGCCCACGCGACCGTGGACGGCGTCCTCTGGTACTGGCCGGCCGCCGACGATCCGGCGGCCGCGGAGCCGGCCGGGGATCGCGCGCGGCTGCTCGCGCCGTTCGACCCGATCGTCTGGGATCGGAAGCGGTTCGGACGCTTCTGGGACTGGGACTACCGCTTCGAGGCCTACACGCCCGCCGCGCGCCGCAAGTACGGCTACTACGCCCTGCCGCTCCTCTGGCGCGAGCGGGTGGTGGGATGGGCCAACCTCACCGTCGAGGACGGACGGCTGGCCACGGACCTCGGCTTCGTGGGCGGCCGGCCGCGCGATCGCGGGTTCTCGCGCGCGCTGGACGCCGAACTGGCCGCGATGGCCCGCTTCCTCGGCGTGTCGCCTCAGGCCGTGCCGAAGCGCACGGCGTAGATCGGCGGCAGGCTGGCCGACAGCGTGCGCCACGAGTCGCCGCCGTCCGACGACAGCCACAGGCCGCCCGTCGTGGAGCCCATCGCCAGCACGTCGCCGGTGGCGTCGATGTCGAAGGCGTGCCGGTAGACGAGATCGTAGGAGGGGCGGGGCAGGCCGCGATCGAGCACGTCGAAGGTGGCGCCGCCGTCGGTGGTGCGGGACACCACCAGGCGTCCGTCGACCGGCACGCGCTTCTCGTCCTTCACGGCGGGCACGAACCACGCCGTGTCCGGCCGGCGCGGGTGCACGGCCACGGCGAAGCCGAAGCCCGAGGGCCTCGCCGCCGGGACGTCCGTCCACTGGCGGCCCCGGTCGCGCGACCGGAAGATGCCGCAGTGGTGCTGCGTCCAGACCGCGTCCGGATCGGCCGCGCACTGCACGATGCGGTGCGGATCCTGGATGACCGGATCGCCCTGGCGGTCGGGCGGCATGTAGTCGGCCCGCATGCCCGAGGCACGGCACGTCCAGGTGGCGCCGTCGTCCTCGCTGACCCAGGCCCCGCCGCAGGAGACGCCGATCATGACGTGACGGGCGTTGCGCGGATCGACGAGCACCGAGTGCACGCCGGGCCAGTCGTAGCCGCCGCCGAACCACTGGGACCGGGACGGCTCGTCCCAGAGCCCCCGGCAGAGCGTCCACGTGGCGCCGCGGTCCTCGGACGTGAAGACACCGCCGGGCAGCGTGCCCGCCCACAGCCGGCCCGGCTGATCGGGGCCGCCGGCTTCCAGCGCCCACAGCATCTTCAGGGTCGGAAGCTCGGGCGTGGCCGCCGAGCCGTCGGGCCCCGGCGGCTTCGTGATCGGATCGAGGCCCGCGTAGGAGGGCACCGCCACCTCCTGCCACGTCGCGCCCCGGTCGTCCGAGCGGTGGAGCTTCGATCCGAAGTGCCCGAGATTCAGCGATGCGTAGAGCGCGCCGTCGCGCTCGTCGTCCAGCACGTTGGCGACCGGATCGCCGAGGAAGCTCGGCGCATCGACGCGCCAGTCGTGCGCGGGATCGAGCCGGAACAGTCCCTTTCGCGTCGCCACCCACAGCGGCTGTGTCATGTGCGTGCTCCCGGTGCGCCCCCGGAGAGGGCCTGCAGGACGTAGATCTCGTCGTCGGGGCCGACCGCGTCGCTCAGCCCGTCGCGATCGACCAGCGTCGCGTCGCCGACGAACACCGTGACGTGCTTGCGCAGGCGTCCGTGCTCGTCGAGGATGTAGCCCCTGAGCCGGGGATTCGCGGTGAAGACCGCCTCCAGCGCCTGCCGCACCGTGACCCCGTCGACGACGCGCGGCGGAGCGTCGAGGAACCGTTGCAGCTGGGGCGTGAAGGCGACACGCGGCATGGGCGGTCCGACCGTCGAGTCTACCAGCGGCCGCGCGATCGGGCCGCCGGTTCGTCCCAGCCACCGGATCGATGGCGGCGTCGGCCAGCCCGGATATGATGGCGCGCCATGCGACGCCTGATCCTCGCCCTCGCGCTCCTCGCCGCCTGCCCTCCGTCGGCCCACGCCACCTGGTCGGTCATCGCCGTGGACAGGGCCACCGGCCGGGTCGTCATCGCGTCCGCGACGTGCGTCGATCGCGACGACCAGTTCCTGATGGGCGTTCAGGCCGTGGTCGTGCCGGGCAAGGGCGTGGCGGCGTGTCAGGCCGGCGTGGACGGCACGCATCAGAACCAGATGCTCGTGTTCCGCGAGCTCCAGAAGGGCACCGACCCGGCGGCCATCATCGAGCTCCTCAGCGTGGACCCCGCGTTCCAGAGCCGCCAGTTCGGCATCCTCGACCTGCAGGGGCGCCACGCGGGCCACTCCGGGCTCTCCAACGGCTACGTCTCCCAGGACGTGCAGGGCCAGGTGCCGGGCACGGAGATCTTCTACTCCATCCAGGGCAACATCCTGCGCCCCGGCAGCGTCGTGCCCAACGCCGTGCAGGCGTTCCTGAAGACGTCGGGGGCGTTGACCGACCGCGTCATGGCCGCGATGGAGGCCGCCGACGGCTCCGGCGGCGACAGCCGGTGCGTGTGCCCGCCGTGGCCGACCGATGGCTCGCGGCCCGCGGTGCCCTGCGACGGCAGGACGGCGCACGTCGCCTACATCCTGATGGCCGAGCCCACCGACACGAACGGCGCCTCCCACAACGACGGCCACTACACGATGTACCTCACCGTGTCGCAGCCGGGCCCGGAGAAGGGGCCGAACCAGATCAAGGCCGGGGTGGGGGAGAACCTGAACCCCGTGAAGACGCTCAGACTGCGCTACGACGCCTGGCGACGGACGCAGCCCGCGTCCTTCAAGTAGGACGCCGCCATGACCCCGCGTCTCATCCGTCTCGTCTGCGCGGTCCTCGTTCTGGTCGGGGCGCCCGCCGCCTGGGCCCAGCCGCAGCCGCCCCAGGCCCCGCCGGCGGGGCGTCCTCGGGCCGTCGAGGTGATGACCCTCGAGTCGCCGTCATGGCCCGATGGCGGGCTGATGCCGGCCCGCCATGCCCAGACGGGCCGCGATGTGTCCCCGCCCTTGCGGTGGTCGGGAGCGCCTGAGGGCACCGTGAGCTTCGTGCTGGTCGTGCACGACGTCGATCAGGTCGCGGCCGGCGGCGGCGACGACCTCCTGCACTGGCTGGTCTGGAACATCCCGGCGTCGGCCGGCTCGCTGGCGGAAGGGATGGCGCAGGGCAACGCCCTGGTGCCGCCGCAGGGGGGCGGCGGGGGCGGACGCCCGAGGATTCCCACGGACGGGCCCCGCCAGATCAGTGCGAGCGGCCCGTACTATAGGGGACCGGCCGCGCCGGCCTCCGGGCCCCTCCACCACTACCTCTTCGAGCTGCTGGCCCTCGACACCTGGCTCGACGTGCCCGCCGTCGGGCAGTCACCGGCGGCCACGCGGGCCGCGGTCCTCGCCGCCGCGGCCGGCCACGTCCGGGGCAAGGGCGTCCTGACGGGCCGCTACCGCCGGCCCGCCCCGTAGCGTTCACACCGCCCGGCCACGGACGCGGGGGGCGCGGTCCCCACACCACGACGGCCCCGTTCAGGCCGTTCGGACGCTACGGATAAGCCTGCCTTTGTTCGGGTTAAGGCTTGACCTCGATGGACCGCGCCGCGGCGGCGGTGCTACAGTCCCCGCTCCGTTCCGCCAGCCCGAGTGTGTCCCTCGGCGCATCAGCGGCGCGTGGCTTCCTGGAGGGTATCGAAATGACTGCATTCCGCAGGGGGATGTGGCTGGCGCTGCTGGCCGTGCTCCACCTGGCCCAGCCCACCCTGGCGCAGATCGAACAGGCGCGCCTGGTCGGCACCGTGACCGACGCGCAGGGGGCCGTGCTCCCCGGCGTGACGGTGACCGCGCAGTCGCCGGCGCTCATCGGCGGACAGACGACGGTGACCGAAGCGGACGGGCGCTTCCGCTTCCCGGCGCTCCCCGGCGGCGTCTACACCGTGACGTTCGAGCTGACGGGCTTCCAGACCGTGAAGCGCGAGGGCATCGTGCTCCGCCTGGGCGCCACCCTGACGGTGGACGGGCAACTGCCGGTGGCGACCCTGCAGGAGACGGTGACCGTGACGGGTGAGTCGCCGGTGGTGGACCTGACGACGACCGCGGTCGGCGCGACGTTCGACGCGGCGAAGCTGACGGGGATTCCGACGGCCACCGACATGTGGTCGGTGCTGGCGCAGTCGCCGGGCGTGCGGATGCAGGGGTACGACGTGGGCGGCAGCCACAAGAGCCAGGCGCTCGGCTACGAGGGCTTCGGGGTGCGCGGGCAGAGCCAGTTCACGATCGACGGCATCCAGTCGGAAGGCAACTATCCGAACGCGCTGTCGATGGAGGAGATCGCGGTGAGCGCGGCGGGCGGCGACGTGGAGATCAACAGCCCGGGCGCGGCCATCGCGCTGACGATCAAGAGCGGCGGCAACGCGTTCCACGGCCTGAACAACACGTCGTGGCAACCCGAGAGCTTCTCGTCGAACAACGTGGACGGCGCGACCAGCAAGCGCGGGTTCACGGGCAACCCGAACCTCCTGTACGTGGAGACGCACCACGACATCGGCGGCCCGATCAAGCGGGACAAGCTGTGGTTCTTCTTCGCCTACAACTACTTCCGTATCAACAAGGTCGTGTCCGGCATCTCGCGGGACGTCGCCACGGACCTGGGGATCTTCCACGAGGTCCCCGTGAAGCTGACCTACAAGATGACCGGGAACGACACGTTCCAGGCGCACTACCAGTGGGGCTACAAGTACAAGCCGCTGCGCGGCCTGTCGGCCACGACCCCGAAGGAATCGGTGCTCGAGCAGGACAGCCCCTACTGGACCTACAAGGCCCAGTGGCAGCGCGTGTGGTCGAACCGCCTCTTCACCGACGTCCGCTACGGCGTGCACGGCTTCGACTGGCCCATGCAGCCGAACGTGCCCTTCACCGAGAGTCCGCCCCGGCTGGACACGGGCACCAACATCAACAGCGGCGCCGGCTGGGATGCCTTCGACAACAAGCCGTTCCGGCCGCAGGGGCTGCTGACGGCCACGTACTACCTGCCGACGGGAAGCGCCGGCAGCCACGACCTGAAGTTCGGCGGCGGCTACGTGATGGACATCGAGCGCACCGTCATCAACGGGAACTCGGGCCCGATCCGGTACCGTGACCGCAACGGGCTCACCGACGAGATCGAGCTCGTGGACGTCGGCAGCCGTGACACGCTGTACG harbors:
- a CDS encoding MFS transporter, coding for MTLAQMSGASWRIVFLASLGGTLEFFDFVVFGVFARDIAEAIFPAATPLVSLMASFGAFAAGYLARPIGGIVLSHYGDRFGRRTVFLLSLFVMSAATFAMGLVPTYAAWGIAASALMVSLRLLQGFCLGGELPGALTYVVETAPSYAPFVCGVVFSCVTLGVAAATGVSVGVRTWLPPDRVAELGWRIAFMIGGAGGLLSFVLRRAMEESPEFARMKALAARHPFKEVLQAHRSPVVVGILVIAATGAFNGLFFAHMPAYLSSVLGYGAREAVAAQTLGVLVHAAAILAVGWMADTIAPRLLARAGSLALVVLAYPFYAALVGKSLGPAPLLVAAGLVAALVNGTFAALLTDLFPTRVRFSGVALSFNVAFTLFSGLTPLVATSLIERLGTPTAPALVMIVTGLVTLAATVPHPRHGGHVLGARS
- a CDS encoding crosslink repair DNA glycosylase YcaQ family protein, producing MTPTIAALRRYALARSLGAPASLGAAIERLGFVQADPIRAPARAQDLILRHRVRGYRAGDLETAYPALAVEEDFFVNYGFLPRDVQALMHPRRLGAWPRPGRAVGLRVLAFVRERGEAHPRDVDAHFAHGAVTNYWGGSSTATTHVLDHLHYRGHLRILRRDRGIRVYAPRAAAPAVEHAAGRRARVDALLDVLVALYAPVPSPTLAWLVNRLHVAAPQWRREIGDARTRAARRLAHATVDGVLWYWPAADDPAAAEPAGDRARLLAPFDPIVWDRKRFGRFWDWDYRFEAYTPAARRKYGYYALPLLWRERVVGWANLTVEDGRLATDLGFVGGRPRDRGFSRALDAELAAMARFLGVSPQAVPKRTA
- a CDS encoding MmgE/PrpD family protein, whose amino-acid sequence is MDAFDRRHFIGSLALGGVATALGAEASAAGGQEGREAAARSGVTRTLARYVLGLRYEDLPEAVRHEACRTLLNWTGCAIGGSRHETVDVAVAALLPFAGPAQASLLGRVERTDILHAAVVNGIASHVFDFDDTHLRTVIHPAGPVASALLALAEYRPVSGKDFLTALVAGVEAECRIGNAVYPDHYDRGWHITGTVGPFGAAVAAGRVLALTEQQMVWALGLAAAQPVGLREMFGSMTKSFHPGRAAQNGLTAALLAAKGFTSTDVGLEGRSGWAHVLSTKQDYGEIVDGLGASYQISLNTYKPFACGIVIHPAIDACLQLRRAHGLVPADIAAIELTVHPLVLELTGKKTPATGLEAKFSVYFAAAVAMARGAAGMRDFSDENARDPVIVALRDRVTATVDPAVHEDQVRAVVTLVDGRRHEIFVEHAVGSLERPMSDADLEAKVRGLADGVLPEAATAGVIDRCWRLDRLASAAEIATAARAV
- a CDS encoding alpha/beta hydrolase — its product is MAAVSSSLFARPWTVASAVALVLAGVATSAAAQAGPALSDRAIESGGTTIRMRCGGGAADAPLVVFEAGAFNTVETWRDVHGPIAALTRACAVDRPGRGGSGPPPPGLDGPRYIVLLARALHDAGEAPPYVVVGHSLGGLIAQLYAVQRPDEVAGVVLVDSSHPDQARRMADLPRPPAPPPTSAPAPPPEAVGLDAWAAALGYAPPPIAVPLAVVTRSRWTNGIDSEDDGRRLSRWGDLQRDLAAHGRRARHDVATDSGHYVQNDQPRLVIDAVRWVLAAQ
- a CDS encoding MoaD/ThiS family protein, which translates into the protein MPRVAFTPQLQRFLDAPPRVVDGVTVRQALEAVFTANPRLRGYILDEHGRLRKHVTVFVGDATLVDRDGLSDAVGPDDEIYVLQALSGGAPGART
- the corA gene encoding magnesium/cobalt transporter CorA, producing MRTMLFQPATGESTVGDETAIERWKASADAILWLDLQDVPAATERRLMTETFGLHPLAIQDAQRERHPPKYEAFKDHVFILMKGLDGESRDLDFGTIQIAMFVGHRFLVTRHSGDSSSTDRVWAEALASPGLIAAGADALAVRLSRFIVDRYLPILLALESRLDELEEEMIARPTDTLLAELVGHKAQLKKLRRLLTYHVRLFDGLRTASVPAIRDGLRHELQDVYEHLERSSSLAALYYELASDLMDGYITMASHRLNQIVKILTIVTTVFVPLSFIAGVYGMNFDYIPELHLPYGYFVALFLMISTAVGALVLMYRKGWIGEPRRR
- a CDS encoding mechanosensitive ion channel translates to METLLRRFDPAAMTERALQHLPNVLAALIVLAVFWLLFSVTRPSLRRLLTRAGLHPTLVAMLVERVYRAVVLAFGLVMAADQIGVNVGAALAGIGVVGIAVGFAAQDTLANVIAGFLIFIDKPFAVGDWVTVAENYGSVSDVTMRSTRIRTPRNTYVVIPNRTIIDTVLVNHSKHGETRIDVPIGIAYKENIPRAREALLAAVRDLPGVLQAPAPDLVVTELGASSVNLEVRVWAKDASRERPIYFHVMEAGKLALDAAGIEIPYHHLQLFLDHVDDRVWQQAARVAGLARPEASGPSATN
- a CDS encoding DUF1028 domain-containing protein, producing the protein MRRLILALALLAACPPSAHATWSVIAVDRATGRVVIASATCVDRDDQFLMGVQAVVVPGKGVAACQAGVDGTHQNQMLVFRELQKGTDPAAIIELLSVDPAFQSRQFGILDLQGRHAGHSGLSNGYVSQDVQGQVPGTEIFYSIQGNILRPGSVVPNAVQAFLKTSGALTDRVMAAMEAADGSGGDSRCVCPPWPTDGSRPAVPCDGRTAHVAYILMAEPTDTNGASHNDGHYTMYLTVSQPGPEKGPNQIKAGVGENLNPVKTLRLRYDAWRRTQPASFK
- a CDS encoding carboxypeptidase regulatory-like domain-containing protein; protein product: MTAFRRGMWLALLAVLHLAQPTLAQIEQARLVGTVTDAQGAVLPGVTVTAQSPALIGGQTTVTEADGRFRFPALPGGVYTVTFELTGFQTVKREGIVLRLGATLTVDGQLPVATLQETVTVTGESPVVDLTTTAVGATFDAAKLTGIPTATDMWSVLAQSPGVRMQGYDVGGSHKSQALGYEGFGVRGQSQFTIDGIQSEGNYPNALSMEEIAVSAAGGDVEINSPGAAIALTIKSGGNAFHGLNNTSWQPESFSSNNVDGATSKRGFTGNPNLLYVETHHDIGGPIKRDKLWFFFAYNYFRINKVVSGISRDVATDLGIFHEVPVKLTYKMTGNDTFQAHYQWGYKYKPLRGLSATTPKESVLEQDSPYWTYKAQWQRVWSNRLFTDVRYGVHGFDWPMQPNVPFTESPPRLDTGTNINSGAGWDAFDNKPFRPQGLLTATYYLPTGSAGSHDLKFGGGYVMDIERTVINGNSGPIRYRDRNGLTDEIELVDVGSRDTLYDSWTGPDNRNRIITMFLQDRWSPTANLTFLAGVRYDQQRGSYEPGQRAPVLSDVFPTRSTEGRTFKTKHNVAPRLGVNYAFGEGKTVVKAFWGRFYNELGTVLANNSNPGGENYRIYKFNDLNGNRLYDDLAELGTFVSARGGISTVIDENFKAPYADEISSALEHQFWGESSVRLAYVRKMVRNDIGVTNAARLGQYTVPRTVNVNLQEFGVGVTGTQAFTVFDIPDSLRGVVQNVYGNWPDASYNYDTIQLGFNKRWPGGFFLQSSFDYQWRDELRGGNGAATISATTSPLNTDPLGVGFFQNVRPEVSNRQSTTNWSARLAGRYAFKYDIGVGVNFRYQSGYGYTRIVSTSLPNAGTVNFFYDNLDNQYSDAVPILDLRIDKAVRVGGRRLAVMLDAYNLTNGNPVSNFNTVNGTQYNRIIATLDPRVVQVAFRFEF
- a CDS encoding YbhB/YbcL family Raf kinase inhibitor-like protein, producing the protein MTPRLIRLVCAVLVLVGAPAAWAQPQPPQAPPAGRPRAVEVMTLESPSWPDGGLMPARHAQTGRDVSPPLRWSGAPEGTVSFVLVVHDVDQVAAGGGDDLLHWLVWNIPASAGSLAEGMAQGNALVPPQGGGGGGRPRIPTDGPRQISASGPYYRGPAAPASGPLHHYLFELLALDTWLDVPAVGQSPAATRAAVLAAAAGHVRGKGVLTGRYRRPAP